AGGAGAAACTAAAGGATAATGATATTAGAATATCACTTAAACCGATGGtgttaataattttgaaaatttaaagaatatttgaaCTCAATAatgatttataaattgttggtaGTTCATAAATGCATTTCCAATGTCACATTCCTTTCTTTGAAGTAatgatttataaattgttggtaGTCCATAAATGCATTTCCAATGTCACATTCATGTCCAAATGAAATAATGATTTATAAATTGTCTGGTAGTCCATAAATGTATTTCTAATGTcacatttgtatttttttgtaatcCTCTACAAATCTCTAATGGGTGGTTACAAAATTATCGAGAATTCTATATAAGTcatatattgaaataaaaaatatgagttTATATTAAGATATAAAAGATGTTTAGTCTGTTTGGgaactgttttttagaataattttttgttctctaaaacaaaaaatataaaaaaatacttttgataaccaaaaactgttctcaaaataaaagagatgttgtttttagaaaatatcttttaattattttatgtcgttttcacttattttttgaaaactattttaaaaaataaatgatataatttaaGGTTTctaaacagacttttattctataaaatttagagaataattatcaaaaactgtttttcaaaattgttttggaAAACAGTTATCAACCAAATTATTGTCTCCTTTAAAATCAAcatccatataaaaaaaattcaaaatagtaattaaaatatgaataatttatGTTAAGACTGTTTTTCCAAAAAGATGACTTTGAAAGCTAGCCACTTTTGTTTTCATTATGTAATGGTAAATAAAACATACCAtgcttttcatttttaatattttaatatgttttattacttaaaaacttTATTACAGAGAAGAACAAAAggatattaaggaaaataattttttccattttatcataaaaaatataaaaataaataaataaataaataaaatgagttttgaataaacaaataaaaataatatattaattttaaatttatctttatttttcttttgccttttttctttttatttttcttttctatcttctttcttttaaatttctctcaaattttccaagatttttaattaatatgacAAGCATGGAAataattgaagaagaagaaaagctGCAAAACTTTGGCCCAACTGTCAAGATATGAATCATATTGTGAACTGGGCTGGGCTCTAACTTGAACTTTAGGCATAAAGCCCAAGCCCATTTTCTTGTCCAAGCcacattaattgaaaattttcttccgGGTTGAAATTATCCTTCTCAACAAATATGCCCGCCTTTTGTTGCTAGagaattcataattttttttggtaaaaaccCTAATCAATCCTCTACTATGTTGACAGCTTCAACCCCAAATCATATCATCTGTAACCCATTACtcaaattttagattttatgaTTCCCAAATCCTCGAATGCCTCACCCAATGCCACTTCAACCAAAGACGAGACATGCTCGACGAAATGTCCAATAGAGACTCCATTATTAGGCCTTTGGATGGACTTCATTGCTTTCCAGTGTCTCAGAAAATGGTCTCATCCATGATTTGGATTGTGGGTGGTCTTCGATATCATGCCTAAGAGATATACTTTGAATTATAGCACCATTTTGTCAGGTTATGTGCAATGGGAGAAATGGAGTGATCCTTGTGCAGAATGTCTTGTGGACTTCATGCTTTGTGGATTAGTGAATACAGGGAGGATGGATGGGGTGGGGGAATGGTTCCCTGCGATTCCAGAGAGTAATGTTGTTTTTTGGAATCCAATGGTTGTTGGATTGTTCAGTAATGAGGAACTGAAGAAAGCTATCGTTGCAGGGTATGTAGAGCATGCTGGAATGGAGGATATCAGAGTGGTTACTTGTGTTGGGGTGCAACAATGCAGCTCTTAAGCTAGAGTGTGGGTCACCCAAATGATAGTATTCGAATGCCATAAGAGGCTTAGCCTTTGCTCACAGGAGACTGATTGGTTTTTATATGAAATGGTTAAAGCTCAATCCAATAATTGATGCCAGAGCCAGGGTCATGGTTTTGAGCCACGGGAACATCATCTCAGGAGAGGGATTGTTGGGGTGCAAGTATGGGTCACCCAAATGTTGTTGATGAAATGCAATAAAAGGTTTAACCTACCTGACTGGACATTGATTGGTTTCAAGCCTGGGATGGGTCATACAAATGATAGTGGTCGAATGTCGTAAAAGGCTTAGCCTACCCTCATTGAACACCAATTGGTTTTTGGATGAGATAGTCAAAGCCCAATCCAAAAACTTAGATCAGCAAAATTGCAGGTTATTGTAGGGCTGAACGATATGTGAGAATAGTGTTGTTTGTTTTGTGGACTATTGAAAGAGGAAAGCTGTTTCTTGGATGACAATTATTGGTGGGTTTGCTTGAGCAACAATGCACTTCTTGTTCTTGATTgctaccaaaaaaaaaggaaaatgtgcCTTTTGGTTGAAGAAAAAGTGAGACATAGCATGGAGATGCAGTGCTCAGAAATCATTGAATGGCTGCCTCACTCCTTGGCTTACTTTTTCAGGACTGTTCTATTATCTTTAGGACATGCACAGAGAATCATACATGATTTTTGGAAAGAACACAGTAACTGCTACGAGGTTTGCTTGAGCAACAGTGGGCTTCTTGTTCTTGACTACTactacataaattaaaaaaatgtgccttttgtttgaaagaaaaagtgaaacaTAGAATGGAGATTCAGTGCTCAGAAATTATTGAATGGCTGCCTCACTCCTTGGCTTACTTTTTCAGGACTGTTCTATTTATCTTTAGGACATAACCAGAGGATCATACATGATTTTTGGAAACAACACAGTAATTATTACTATGAAGTTTTCAGGGCCCCTAGAGTGTTTTTGTTGCACTAAACTGATGAAAGAAGATGGACAGACAGCTGCAATATTAACATCTCAGAATTAGAGCAAATATTAGTAGGAAGAAGCATGATATTTTTGGTATATATTAGACCCTATGCCACAAGCATTAGAAATATTGGCTGCCTCTCTTTATTGCTCTTACAAAATGCCCCGCTGATCAAAATATCCTGATGTGACCTAAGATGAGTTCACAACAATTAGACTAATATTGATCAATCTTTTGCTAACATGTACTTGGGCTATTATGCAGGACCAATCACATGCTAATTCTATGGTTGAGAAAAGGCATCAAGCCCTTGTACAAGTGAGCAGAGGTAAGACTCACAGATCATTATCTTGTTAGTTCAAACTTCATGGTTGGTTGAACTAAAATTCAAATCCACCACTGCAGTATGAGACTTTGAGATTTTCCACAATGAAGGAGAATTCAGGCCTTAGCAGATAACAGGTAATCATTCTAATATTTAATTGAGCATATAATCCTAAGAAGTGCCCATGAATGCTATAGTTCCAGGTATAAACATAGTTTGATTCATTGTTCTGTGGCTCCCACAAGGATTATTCACAAAATAACCTGATTGGTCAataactaatttgaaatttctgcATCATTTGCTGTCTGTCTGCAAACCCCATGAAATAATGTCAGGGGGCTAGAATCATCATTACGAGACGGGTAACCTGAAGGGGCTGATgaagattaaatcattttaaaaaatatgagacCAGTAACCTGAGTTTAAGTTTGTAGATGGAGCTAAAGCTTAGAGTCTTGATCTATTTAAATCTGAAGAATATCAAGTGGGGATACTCATTATGATACGTATTTGTCTTTGAAGCAACACAGAGGTTATTTCCAAAGAATGGTACGAATCATTTTGACAAATGTGGCATATACAACCAAGCCAATTTTAAGCAACAGAGTCTCAACACCAGGAAACTGAGTTGCTTTATGTATCTGGTAAATAAAGCACCTTTTCCCATCAAGTTTGTTGCCTTGTTGAAGTTCCAAGTATTCTGCATAATTCATCCAAATAAATACAGGTGGGGGTGGCTTCTACAATCTATCAAGTATCAACTGGGTGCTGACTCAACAACTGTCCATGATGGTCCTTCTGCGGTAGCTAGTGGTATTCTAGTTGCTTTGTTGTTCATCGCATCTCCATGTAAGACACTCTCGTCCCTCCCGTTACTCAGAATATTTTgaagataataaaaaacaattatgatttgcaaaataatatttgtatacaGAGAAGggcataaaagaaaaaactaaataaaagctAAGCTTTGTTGAGACATCAAAATCCATGTCAGTGTCTCATTGTTGTCGTCACTTGTTAGGTGTCTCTTAGCTTAGCTAGTCTCTCTTCTGAGTCTTGCCTTCTGCTTTGGACCACAATTCTGTTGTTGTTTTTATATCTTGGACCATAACTTCTCCTTGGCTCCCTACTTGTTCTTCTCATTTGATATGATTAGTTTACGGGGTAAATTATCATCCATATGTTACATTATGCTTGATTTAATATTCAGATTTCTCCTGTCTCTTTGTCATCTACAACAGCATTATGCATTATTTAACACTTGTCGTATGTTTCTATATTGATATccatgcttttaaaaaaatgccaaaaaattcAATCTAGATCTCCCTGTAGATTCACAATTCCATGAGAAAATGATTTCATCCATTAATGCTTTTCCTTCCTTCAAAATCACATGATGTGAATTTGCAACTTACCCAATCATTCAAGATGAACACTAACAGAAGGGAGAGTCCTTGCTGCAACTTATCCAATCATTCAAAATGAACATTGACAGAAGGGAGAGTTCTTGTAAACTGGAAATTTCCATCACAATGTCGTTCAAGTTTCCCCAAAAGTTCTAGGAAATTAGACACTTTCTTGGATAGGAACAGGTTTCCCAGATAAccattgaaattgattttgttgCATATAACAAATTGACAATATTCTGAGTCGATCGACTTCAATCTAACTGAAAATAAttgatagaaaagaaaatccaagcaaCTCTACCATGATTATTCTATTATCCAGTGACTACACCACATCAAGAAGAGGatgaaatctaaaagatatGAAAGAAGGCGGCATAAACATTGAACACCATAGCTAACTAAAACCATAGAGCTTCTTCATCTGGTTCATGTATATACATTTCCTCCACCCACTGCTTGGGTTCATCCAGTAAACCCGGACTCAGTCTCATCATGAGAATGCAGAACTCCATCTGGTTGAGAGCCCCATCTCCATCCAAATCGCCCTCACTCAACATAGACACAATCTCATCATCTCCCATGTCCTGCAACCCCAACAGCAAAGCACTCCTCTTCAAGCTCTCAAAAGTGATAAGCCCTTTCTCCACGTCCATGAGCAGGTGAAACCCATTGCAGAGCTCTATAATGAAGCCCTCAGCGCCCGACCCCTCCATCATAGAAGGGAAGTAGTCCTCAAACTGCACTCCCCCCTCAACCTCCATTTCTACCTTATAGCAGGATCTGAGAGTGATTGTTGGAAATGAGGAGATGATGAAAAGTGAGAGAAAGGGGGGGATTAAATAAGGGCAAGTGGGGGGAGAGGGAGCATTAATAAAGGGTACAATTCTGTAGAGATGGACAAGAACACACCTATGATGGCGGTGAGCTTCTTCCACCTTTCAGTGCCAGCTTCCTTCTAGGAAGCTGCATGGAATCAATactgttaaaaaatattagcttgaattttattggaaatataaaaggaaatgataATGCAGAACCATAAAGGACCATCCTGGTGAAGAAAGGTACGACAATAGCTTGTGGGATGCCCGGAAAAAACACATCGTGTAAGACAAAACAGCCTGTTTGGTTCTatgctttcttatttttttaatggggataaatattagaatatgaaaatataaaaattaaataaccctTCATCTTGGATTTCTAAAccattgtttttttgttaatcAATGCAAAGAGCTGCCGGACTAATCTTGTAAGATAATTCCACTTTTATTTCTTTAGTGATTCATGGGCAACATTCCCTAT
This DNA window, taken from Vitis vinifera cultivar Pinot Noir 40024 chromosome 2, ASM3070453v1, encodes the following:
- the LOC100264287 gene encoding calcium-binding protein PBP1 → MEVEGGVQFEDYFPSMMEGSGAEGFIIELCNGFHLLMDVEKGLITFESLKRSALLLGLQDMGDDEIVSMLSEGDLDGDGALNQMEFCILMMRLSPGLLDEPKQWVEEMYIHEPDEEALWF